tttttttctttcatattaACTTAAATATCGAAAAGATCTTACTCTAGTACGTATTTAATTGAGTCCTTGAATAATCTAAACAaattaatgtatatatatgtatatataatgatTATAAAAGAAATTAAGCACTAATaagattgaaaattttaaaatttatgtaaGAGAATATATATTTGACTCGAGGGAAAAGTTTATTTATTATTCTTGGatagtgaattttcttttattttttattttctgttgaTTTTGATAATAAGTGTCGAGGCacataaaaatttatattgattattttaaATGTATAATTTCCGCCAACAGCATGGGTGAGAATAAGATACCAAACCAGCGTGAGTCGTTTGAGGGAAACCAGAAAGTGGCACCACACCCTCTCGAGTTGCCGAGAGTTATCCACAGAAACAGCGAGCGCTCGCGGTGCGCAAACTGCCAACAGCGGCGGCGTCACCTTCATGTGGGCAGCGGGCCACGCAGGGTTAAAGAGGCAGCAGCACCCGTGGTTGGGCCCGATGTCGGCCGCCCGCCCTCTCCCTCAATCAACGTGCCATgtctcccccctccccccctcccttTTAGCATCCATGTCCTCCACCAGAATCGACAGCCATCGTCCGCTGATGCCTACCCAGCAACAGTAGCAGCTCGTGGACCGCCATCCCGTCTGCAGTGATCACCCAGAGTTCGAGCTCGTTAACCATGAACTTGGTCGAAAGATCTACCCCATAGTACAGACAGCTGCATTCAAGTCCTGTGTTCTTATCCTCGAATCACAGAGAAAAAAAAGGAGCTCCGGATGGGCGATTGGACCACTGTGGTTACTGAGGGCCAAAACCAACTTATCTGTAATTTGGATTTGCGTGAGCCTTTTGAACTGGCCACATGCCGCGTCTGAGTGTGTTAGCCTCTCACTCGCGCGTCCTACTCCTCACTCACCATCATCAATTCCTGATATGAACAGGGACGAGTAGGACAAGGAATCCCATTAATAAACGCACCGCCAGTCCTTTGTGGTTATTATCATATCGGCTTGCTTGCTCAAAGAATAATAGTAAAGGTTTTCTTTTCTAGATTTTGCCATTAGAATTAGAATCCAAATAAACCCAATAATTCTTTAGTTTCGGAACCGGCGATTTCGATTCGATTTCTAAATTTTACAAATCAAAATCgatcaattttttatattttaaattataaataattttaaataaaaaattataaaatttaaaatctaaACCATGGATTACTATTCTCGAAAATCCAATTTATATGTTTCTATCTCGATCAAGAATGCTTATATGGTACAAGACTTGGTCCTTTCTTGATCATTTATCTATCTAGAGGTTCATGAGAGGAAGTATGGTTTGACTGCTGCTATCGAGCCACAACTCATTGCAGATCATGCACCTAGTGACTGTCTACAGGATTTACTGAGAACACAGAGATTATTATGCTATGCCAAAAACATGAGTATTTAGCAACATATACCCAAGGTTTGTAAGGATGATAAAAGCCCATACAAGTAGCAACCAATGTCTTCAAGGCCATGTAGTGCGGATGATCACAATATATCTTGAGTTTACAGAACTCTTCTAAGGATACTTCTCAAACTGAGACTCATTGCAATGTGGATCCAGCCATATCTCTCGGTGAAGTCTTCAGCATGCCGCGGCTGCTTACTTTACTGCCAACGAGCTGTTGAAGTGTTTCTACCTTGTTCTTGCGCCCGGTTCCAGGAAATCTACCATCTGCTTCTCTTAGCTTATGTTTGAAGCGCTGCCTATGGCTAGATGCATTCGACTCTTGTTGCCTGGCTTGAGGTGGAGCACCGTGAGGTCCCAAGTATATTTTCTCAGCTTCCCTGGTGGTCTGTTTAAAGCATATATTATTCGGTCCATATGAATCACATCAGCATATATGATTGGGAACAACTTAGTGAATAGCAGACATTGTAAGACTCACATTTGCCGGAGGTTTTGGACCCGTCACTCCAGGCACATTTGTGTTGGCAAGATCAGAATCACTGATAACCAAGCTCGGGATCACAAATCCATCAGTATCTGTAACATCAACCCTTCACTTAATGCTACGCAACTAGTTCAAGGTACAGGGTGAACTACCATCACAGAAATGTACACATCCGAAACCATTAGTTCCATTCTGCCGATACCTACTAATTCTGTAATAACTGACTACAATCAGGTATACCAATTCCGAAAGGTCAAGAAAGTGCATGAAGAAAAGACAAACGTATATTATTGTGTAAAATAAAACACATGTATTTGAGCAATAATCCCATCAATTATCAAACGATGAATGCTGTAACATCAACAACTTGATAACAGTTGATGATGAATAAATTCTCTAAGATCTCCAAAATCTCCGTCGTGTGGAAAGAATGTAACTTTGAAAAGAAAATTTAGCAGCCTTCAACGACAGGATTTCTGCAGAAGCCCTGAGAACAAAATAGAAAAGGGTTTGGAGGACAAAAAATAGTAGCTCTTAAGTGCCATCTCATCCTGTTTAAGAGATCGAATAACATTAAGTACTTAGTAAGCGAAGGAAATTAAGCATAAGAGAATACAGATCATTTAGGGATCAAAACTAGCACTTGCTTTGTAAACAAAAAGATGTCTGCGTGATAGACGAGACGAACAGACAGACCGACAGAAATGGGAAAAAAACTGAAAACCCATGAAAATTGTGTCGAGGTTCAAGCACGCAAACACAGATGAACATGGATGTTGAATCTCAATGGCTATGAGAAAAACTACATGTTGTATAATCTTTGCTTCTCCTCCCATATTTCCTGATAACTTTAGTGAATTGTTACATCTGAAACTTTTTCAGGCAATTGTAAACATTGATCTGCATCAACCAACCCTTATTTGGCAGGGAAGCAAGCATCATTCCTGAATAACATATAAATAATAGATGACACA
The DNA window shown above is from Musa acuminata AAA Group cultivar baxijiao chromosome BXJ2-4, Cavendish_Baxijiao_AAA, whole genome shotgun sequence and carries:
- the LOC103980846 gene encoding uncharacterized protein LOC103980846; its protein translation is MDPSLNQSSPVAEEDDWDTDGFVIPSLVISDSDLANTNVPGVTGPKPPANTTREAEKIYLGPHGAPPQARQQESNASSHRQRFKHKLREADGRFPGTGRKNKVETLQQLVGSKVSSRGMLKTSPRDMAGSTLQ